One part of the Solanum dulcamara chromosome 3, daSolDulc1.2, whole genome shotgun sequence genome encodes these proteins:
- the LOC129882635 gene encoding uncharacterized protein LOC129882635, whose protein sequence is MGVLVDSWCFCNGGGKSERMKASIFSTKGPAMVHIASSDTGFLIHRNLLLTAHVILPSVAAAEAAEIRLQNGVAAVLFPHRFFITSSVLDLTIVGLDVMDGDTNAHVQQPHYLKTCSKPNLELGNVIYLLGYSEEKELTVGEGKVIIATDNLIKLSTDGISWRPGSAGFDAHGNLAFMVCDPMKLATSPNSKSSTTSPSSSSSRKKEYPMQFGIPIPIICDWLNQHWEGNLDDLNKPKLPIIRLMSTGQKSDHSCASFTMRRVFKSTEAENGGTPSSSNRLSKPREQYGPSCSAVATNMEEEALTTHPHAVTHVHGIPTPEIYESRNLTSVPVRMKEGTHIQLLDINFPPRIAKFPGTPQPARRIPSSFGENFVNKPPLEHPIRKGNIWQSNPVADAEIASTGSVNGIQSEVQLSSSPIRILEMENGYSSEGEITMYSAETAESRNFPSPREGRFQQVGRSQSCVNYNRWGTAQQNAGARRSMLQQQRSSMQGRKVYSQGANSQRSNDYFNPTVSSIMKKRNNLEPQTRPRQSAVNSSPRWNF, encoded by the exons ATGGGGGTTTTGGTAGATTCTTGGTGTTTCTGTAATGGAGGTGGAAAGTCTGAGAGAATGAAAGCTTCCATTTTTTCCACCAAAGGTCCTGCTATGGTCCATATTGCTAGTAGCGACACTGGTTTCTTGATCCACCGGAATCTTTTGCTCACCGCTCACGTTATTCTCCCTTCTGTTGCTGCTGCTGAAGCTGCTGAGATCCGTCTTCAAAATGGCGTCGCCGCTGTCCTTTTCCCTCACAG ATTCTTTATAACCAGTTCTGTATTAGATCTGACAATAGTTGGCCTTGATGTCATGGATGGAGACACAAATGCACATGTTCAGCAGCCTCACTACCTAAAAACCTGTTCCAAACCTAATTTGGAACTAGGTAATGTCATTTACCTGCTAGGATATAGCGAGGAAAAGGAGTTGacagttggtgaaggaaaagtgATAATAGCCACTGATAATCTCATAAAGCTGTCAACTGATGGCATAAGCTGGAGGCCAGGTTCTGCTGGTTTTGATGCTCATGGCAATCTTGCATTCATGGTATGTGACCCTATGAAGCTTGCGACATCTCCCAACTCAAAATCTTCAACCACTTCACCATCCTCTTCATCATCAAGGAAGAAGGAATATCCCATGCAATTTGGTATACCTATCCCCATAATATGTGACTGGCTAAACCAGCATTGGGAGGGAAACCTTGACGACCTCAACAAACCCAAGTTACCAATAATTCGGTTGATGTCAACTGGTCAAAAGAGCGATCATTCTTGTGCTTCCTTCACCATGAGGCGTGTTTTTAAGTCAACTGAAGCTGAAAATGGGGGGACTCCATCATCATCAAACAGATTGTCAAAACCTAGAGAGCAGTATGGACCTAGCTGCTCCGCTGTTGCAACTAATATGGAAGAGGAAGCATTAACTACTCATCCTCATGCTGTCACTCATGTACATGGAATTCCAACTCCTGAAATTTATGAGTCACGAAATTTAACTTCAGTGCCTGTTAGGATGAAGGAAGGTACTCACATCCAGCTTTTGGATATTAACTTTCCACCCAGGATTGCCAAATTTCCCGGCACACCGCAACCTGCCAGAAGAATCCCTTCCAGCTTTGGTGAAAATTTTGTCAACAAACCTCCCTTGGAGCATCCAATAAGAAAAGGTAATATATGGCAATCCAATCCTGTGGCAGATGCTGAGATTGCTTCAACTGGATCTGTAAATGGGATCCAGAGTGAAGTTCAATTGAGTTCTTCTCCAATAAGAATATTGGAAATGGAAAATGGATACAGTAGTGAGGGAGAGATAACAATGTATTCTGCGGAAACTGCTGAAAGTCGAAATTTTCCAAGTCCTAGAGAGGGAAGGTTTCAACAGGTAGGGAGGAGTCAAAGTTGTGTGAACTACAATCGATGGGGAACAGCCCAACAAAATGCGGGTGCTCGCAGATCAATGCTGCAACAGCAGAGGAGCAGTATGCAAGGAAGGAAAGTCTACTCTCAAGGAGCAAATTCTCAAAGGAGTAATGACTATTTTAACCCGACGGTATCTTCAATCATGAAGAAACGGAACAACTTGGAGCCACAGACCAGACCTCGTCAAAGTGCAGTAAATTCATCACCAAGATGGAATTTCTGA